The Gammaproteobacteria bacterium genome includes a region encoding these proteins:
- a CDS encoding glutathione S-transferase family protein codes for MGAHDSLAGRAGLGADHVARLSQPGNGCRKTLRENQYAVQPAVVRRRACIRGRHYDCRGSCRPRLADRQTGRGGPDRFRRGAPGPRLCPGDGHFRDHSAVGLDAGAGTAIPYAVATRLRMGIVYLRHDDRGRVLGHGVRPVISELHTTNTPRRDEMIRLHGPQQSRAARCLWMLEELAIPYEHVPLDGQSREERRKSLGKITLTGKAPALEDGSLKLFESTAINLYLAAKYDDRELWPATQAQRAHVLQWSFFAMTELEPPIVTLFMQKFVHTGDDHSEAAVKGAEQALAEPLDVLEKQLAKRSHLMGEQFTAADLICVSVLDMLVMLQFSLEAWPKVDKWVSACRDRPAYQRSRGAP; via the coding sequence ATGGGTGCTCACGATAGTCTGGCTGGTCGGGCTGGTCTGGGTGCTGATCATGTGGCGCGGCTTTCTCAACCCGGGAACGGCTGCCGAAAAACTCTTCGAGAAAACCAATATGCCGTTCAGCCTGCTGTTGTGCGTCGGCGCGCTTGTATTCGCGGTCGCCACTATGACTGTCGAGGCAGTTGCCGCCCCCGCCTGGCTGACCGTCAAACTGGTCGCGGTGGGCCTGATCGGTTTCGCCGTGGTGCCCCTGGACCGCGGCTTTGCCCCGGCGACGGTCACTTTCGCGACCATAGCGCAGTCGGGCTCGACGCCGGAGCTGGAACAGCAATACCATACGCAGTTGCAACCCGTTTACGGATGGGTATTGTTTATCTACGCCATGACGATCGTGGCCGCGTTCTCGGGCACGGTGTTCGGCCCGTAATCAGTGAACTACATACGACCAATACTCCAAGGAGAGATGAGATGATTCGCCTACACGGTCCGCAGCAATCGCGCGCTGCGCGCTGCTTGTGGATGCTTGAGGAGCTGGCAATACCGTACGAGCATGTGCCGCTCGACGGCCAGTCGCGCGAGGAACGCAGGAAATCGCTCGGCAAGATCACCCTCACGGGCAAGGCGCCCGCGCTGGAGGACGGCTCGCTCAAGCTGTTCGAATCCACCGCCATCAACCTGTACCTGGCCGCCAAGTACGACGACCGCGAATTGTGGCCCGCCACCCAGGCGCAACGGGCCCATGTGCTTCAGTGGTCTTTCTTTGCGATGACCGAACTGGAGCCGCCCATCGTTACGCTCTTCATGCAGAAATTCGTGCACACCGGCGACGACCACAGCGAGGCGGCGGTCAAGGGAGCGGAACAGGCGCTGGCGGAACCGCTGGACGTGCTCGAGAAGCAATTGGCCAAACGCTCCCATCTGATGGGCGAGCAATTCACGGCGGCGGACCTGATCTGCGTTTCGGTGCTGGACATGCTGGTGATGCTGCAATTCAGTCTCGAGGCGTGGCCGAAGGTGGACAAGTGGGTGTCGGCGTGCAGGGACCGGCCGGCCTACCAACGCTCCCGGGGCGCGCCCTAG
- a CDS encoding class I SAM-dependent methyltransferase — translation MTSAPMSASNWQAQGPRTTLVSSSTRIPSRGPAVICCVSLLGVRSQARREIVFALHFPAESATIGRYHSGGKAMTQPITHALALDRNRDTRARERFVSGLRGFVLNDLAATMRTDFESAVATNLEKESGDKNLDGADVHRAIRGREIFKAYSSARCTAQQMVWDVVMDSIEKQREQLNDTGKSLADKTNAGGTLELDPNLEIPRYVEAVDVHLMPGCYYKEYGGEDLAAGALYDQGLNVFAFGAMGKELNDIGWSMANFYKNRFAGRQTRRILDAGCTIGHNTLPWKQVFPDAEVHGIDVAAPCLRYAHARAEAMGVKAHFHQQSAEDIRFPDNSMDVVFSSMFLHELPNKAIRQYITEAHRVLRPGGVLLNMELPPNDRMAAYDQFYLDWDSYYNNEPFYKDFRDQNPKELTVAAGFPSDGYFEGVMPRYTYTDEEDFIAMALADPEFGEDTGRLSDVIFWYGFGSVKQA, via the coding sequence ATGACGTCGGCGCCCATGTCGGCCAGCAACTGGCAGGCCCAGGGACCGAGGACGACGCTGGTGAGTTCCAGCACGCGAATCCCGTCCAGAGGTCCGGCTGTCATCTGTTGCGTCTCGTTATTGGGCGTAAGGTCGCAGGCACGGCGCGAGATTGTATTCGCTTTGCATTTTCCTGCCGAATCCGCAACAATCGGACGTTACCACTCTGGGGGGAAAGCCATGACACAACCGATCACCCACGCCCTGGCCCTGGACCGGAATCGCGACACGCGGGCACGGGAGAGGTTTGTTTCCGGACTTCGCGGTTTCGTACTGAACGATCTCGCCGCAACCATGCGCACGGACTTCGAGTCCGCCGTTGCCACAAACCTGGAGAAGGAGTCCGGCGACAAGAACCTGGACGGCGCCGACGTGCATCGCGCGATACGTGGCCGGGAGATTTTCAAGGCGTATTCCTCCGCCCGATGCACCGCTCAGCAAATGGTCTGGGACGTGGTGATGGACAGCATCGAGAAACAGCGCGAGCAACTCAACGACACGGGCAAGAGCCTTGCGGACAAGACCAATGCCGGCGGCACCCTGGAGCTGGATCCGAACCTGGAGATTCCGCGCTACGTGGAAGCCGTGGACGTTCACCTGATGCCCGGTTGCTACTACAAGGAGTACGGGGGAGAAGACCTCGCGGCGGGCGCCCTTTACGACCAGGGGCTGAACGTGTTCGCGTTCGGCGCCATGGGCAAGGAACTGAACGATATCGGCTGGTCGATGGCCAATTTCTACAAGAACCGCTTCGCCGGCCGCCAGACCCGGCGGATCCTCGATGCGGGCTGCACCATCGGCCATAACACCCTGCCCTGGAAGCAGGTCTTTCCGGATGCCGAGGTGCATGGGATCGACGTGGCGGCGCCCTGCCTGCGCTATGCCCACGCGCGCGCGGAGGCGATGGGCGTCAAGGCGCATTTCCACCAGCAGAGCGCCGAGGACATCCGCTTTCCCGACAACTCGATGGACGTGGTGTTCAGTTCCATGTTCCTGCACGAATTGCCGAACAAGGCGATCCGGCAATACATTACCGAAGCTCATCGCGTGCTGCGCCCGGGCGGCGTGTTGCTCAACATGGAGCTGCCGCCCAACGACCGCATGGCAGCCTACGACCAGTTCTACCTGGACTGGGACAGCTATTACAACAACGAGCCGTTCTACAAGGACTTCCGGGACCAGAATCCGAAAGAACTGACGGTCGCCGCCGGTTTCCCCTCGGACGGGTACTTCGAAGGGGTAATGCCGCGCTACACCTATACCGACGAGGAAGATTTCATCGCGATGGCCCTGGCCGATCCGGAGTTCGGCGAGGACACGGGCCGGCTCTCCGACGTGATCTTCTGGTACGGCTTCGGTTCGGTTAAGCAGGCCTGA
- a CDS encoding CoA transferase, whose product MTAGPLDGIRVLELTSVVLGPWACQLLADMGADVIKVEPPYGDSNRTLGASHNPGMAALYLTCNRNKRGLVLDLKKPAGREAVLRLARDADVLVHNNRPGVMTRLGLEYDDLRAVNPRIIYCGTYGYGKEGPYAQRGALDDSIQSVSGFAMLHAMVQGEPRYAPSVVADKTTAITVVYGVLAALFHRERTGEGQELEVPMFETMVSFVMAEHLWGQVFDPPLSTAGYKRLMSKHRKPYRTQDGYIAVLPYLDRHWELFCTRAGRPELIEDERFRTLSDRVRNIDDTYEETGRILATRTTAEWMELFEGSSVPVNAVNSLDDLQNDEHLRAVGFWSEMDHPTEGKLRMPGFPVNFSATPADIRRHPPQLGEHSVEVLAEAGYSRAEIDEMLASGVTRTPPQ is encoded by the coding sequence ATGACAGCCGGACCTCTGGACGGGATTCGCGTGCTGGAACTCACCAGCGTCGTCCTCGGTCCCTGGGCCTGCCAGTTGCTGGCCGACATGGGCGCCGACGTCATCAAGGTGGAGCCGCCCTACGGAGACTCCAACCGTACCCTGGGCGCTTCGCACAACCCGGGGATGGCCGCGCTCTACCTGACCTGCAACCGCAACAAGCGCGGCCTGGTTCTGGACCTCAAGAAACCTGCCGGAAGGGAAGCGGTGCTGCGCCTGGCGCGCGACGCGGACGTGCTGGTTCACAACAACCGTCCCGGCGTAATGACGCGCCTGGGCCTCGAATACGACGACCTCCGGGCGGTCAACCCGCGGATCATCTACTGCGGGACCTACGGCTACGGCAAGGAAGGGCCCTATGCCCAGCGGGGCGCGCTGGACGACTCGATCCAGTCGGTCAGCGGCTTTGCCATGCTGCACGCGATGGTGCAGGGCGAACCGCGCTACGCACCCAGCGTGGTCGCGGACAAGACCACGGCGATCACGGTGGTCTACGGCGTTCTGGCTGCGCTGTTTCACCGCGAACGGACCGGCGAGGGGCAGGAGCTGGAAGTGCCGATGTTCGAAACCATGGTGTCATTCGTCATGGCCGAGCACCTGTGGGGCCAGGTGTTCGATCCGCCGCTGTCCACGGCCGGCTACAAGCGGCTGATGAGCAAGCACCGCAAGCCGTACAGGACGCAGGACGGATACATTGCCGTGCTGCCGTACCTGGACCGGCACTGGGAACTCTTCTGCACCCGGGCCGGGCGCCCCGAACTGATCGAGGACGAGCGCTTCCGCACGCTGTCGGACCGGGTGCGGAATATCGACGACACCTACGAGGAAACGGGCCGGATTCTGGCCACTCGAACCACGGCCGAATGGATGGAATTGTTCGAAGGCAGCAGCGTGCCAGTCAACGCGGTGAATTCTCTCGACGACCTGCAGAACGACGAACACCTTCGGGCTGTCGGTTTCTGGAGCGAAATGGACCACCCGACCGAGGGGAAGCTTCGCATGCCGGGATTCCCGGTGAATTTCTCGGCCACCCCGGCCGACATTCGCCGCCACCCTCCCCAACTGGGCGAGCACAGCGTGGAGGTGCTGGCCGAGGCCGGCTATTCCCGCGCGGAAATAGACGAAATGCTCGCCAGCGGAGTTACCCGCACTCCCCCGCAATAA